The following proteins are co-located in the Phycisphaerales bacterium genome:
- a CDS encoding UdgX family uracil-DNA binding protein (This protein belongs to the uracil DNA glycosylase superfamily, members of which act in excision repair of DNA. However, it belongs more specifically to UdgX branch, whose founding member was found to bind uracil in DNA (where it does not belong), without cleaving it, appears to promote DNA repair by a pathway involving RecA, rather than base excision.) gives MKRRGKPGGAREVPEFPSGGEAPSAEAYIPARAVSLNVLRKAVLVCRGCGIWKCGTRAVFGEGNERAGGVMFVGEQPGDVEEREGRPFVGPAGRMLDKAMQEAGIDRSKVYVTNAVKHFKFEPKGERRIHSKPTSRETQACRPWLEREIAMVRPRVVVALGATAAQSLLGAKFRVTREGGKLIEGTQWAKFVLATGHPSAILRKPSSEERREAYAGLVRDLRVVAGVMVGRARKSA, from the coding sequence ATGAAACGACGCGGGAAGCCGGGTGGAGCGCGTGAGGTTCCGGAGTTCCCGTCGGGCGGCGAGGCGCCGTCGGCGGAGGCGTACATCCCGGCGCGGGCGGTCTCGCTGAACGTGCTGCGGAAGGCGGTGCTGGTGTGCCGCGGGTGCGGGATCTGGAAGTGCGGGACGCGTGCGGTGTTCGGCGAGGGGAACGAGCGGGCCGGCGGGGTGATGTTCGTGGGCGAGCAGCCGGGGGATGTCGAGGAGAGGGAGGGACGGCCGTTCGTGGGGCCAGCAGGCCGGATGCTGGACAAGGCGATGCAGGAGGCGGGGATCGACCGGTCCAAGGTGTACGTAACCAACGCGGTAAAGCACTTCAAGTTCGAGCCGAAGGGCGAGCGGCGAATCCATAGCAAGCCGACGTCGAGGGAGACGCAGGCGTGCCGGCCTTGGCTGGAGCGCGAGATCGCAATGGTGAGGCCGCGGGTGGTGGTGGCCCTTGGGGCCACGGCCGCGCAGTCGCTGCTGGGGGCGAAGTTCCGGGTGACTCGTGAGGGCGGGAAGCTGATTGAGGGGACGCAGTGGGCGAAGTTCGTGCTGGCGACGGGGCATCCGTCGGCGATCCTGCGGAAGCCCTCGAGCGAGGAGCGACGCGAGGCGTACGCGGGCCTGGTGCGGGATCTGCGGGTGGTGGCGGGGGTGATGGTGGGAAGAGCGCGGAAGAGCGCGTGA
- a CDS encoding NAD(P)/FAD-dependent oxidoreductase has product MHSSHPPSPPRDFDVLIVGGGPAGLSAALVLGRCRRSVLVIDAGHPRNYASRWAHNYLTRDGIPPMELLRLGREEIASYGVQFKQGVVAKADCLNPGYKVELLSGESFTGRKLLLATGVTDVLPDIPNLEAFYGLGVHHCPYCDGYEYADQPIAALGEPKKALGSAMNLRTWSPHITACSNGHRFNTLQRRRAAELGITLRPERIVKLETITGGTPDAPLYGDPKQDFSVEHHHEPHRLARIVFESGDPLPVAALFFNTDQVQRSDLPFSVGCVRNEKGGIHRDSRQRTQVRDVYLAGDASRDVQFVIVAAAEGAKAGVAINADFQKEERDVRS; this is encoded by the coding sequence ATGCACTCTTCTCACCCGCCCTCTCCCCCGCGCGACTTCGACGTCCTGATCGTCGGCGGCGGCCCCGCCGGGCTCTCGGCCGCGCTGGTGCTGGGCCGCTGCCGCCGCTCCGTGCTGGTCATCGACGCCGGCCACCCGCGCAACTACGCCTCGCGCTGGGCCCACAACTACCTCACCCGCGACGGCATCCCGCCCATGGAGCTCCTCCGCCTGGGGCGCGAAGAGATCGCTTCCTATGGCGTGCAGTTCAAGCAGGGCGTCGTCGCCAAGGCCGACTGCCTGAACCCCGGCTACAAGGTCGAACTGCTCAGCGGCGAGTCCTTCACCGGCCGCAAGCTGCTCCTGGCCACCGGCGTCACCGACGTCCTCCCCGACATCCCCAACCTCGAGGCCTTCTACGGCCTGGGCGTGCACCACTGCCCCTACTGCGACGGCTACGAGTACGCCGACCAGCCCATCGCAGCGCTCGGCGAGCCCAAGAAGGCCCTCGGCTCCGCCATGAACCTGCGCACCTGGTCGCCCCACATCACCGCCTGTTCCAACGGCCACCGCTTCAACACGCTCCAGCGCCGGCGTGCCGCCGAGCTCGGCATCACCCTCCGCCCCGAGCGCATCGTCAAGCTCGAGACCATCACCGGCGGCACGCCCGACGCCCCCCTCTACGGCGATCCCAAGCAGGACTTCAGCGTCGAGCACCACCACGAGCCCCACCGCCTGGCCCGCATCGTGTTCGAGTCCGGCGACCCGCTGCCCGTGGCCGCGCTGTTCTTCAACACCGACCAGGTGCAACGCAGCGACCTGCCCTTCAGCGTCGGGTGCGTGCGTAACGAGAAGGGCGGCATCCACCGCGACAGCCGCCAGCGCACGCAGGTCAGGGACGTCTACCTCGCCGGCGACGCGTCGCGCGATGTGCAGTTCGTGATCGTCGCCGCCGCCGAGGGCGCCAAGGCCGGCGTGGCGATCAACGCGGACTTTCAGAAGGAAGAGCGCGACGTTCGTTCGTAA
- a CDS encoding cobalamin-dependent protein (Presence of a B(12) (cobalamin)-binding domain implies dependence on cobalamin itself, in one of its several forms, or in some unusual lineages, dependence on a cobalamin-like analog.) has translation MPGLAPMDEHDHQHLDSHCQHQFLAQLLRGIAPDLSLSAARRFCQIDPTIKDRYDEVTCHQWRDLFSLWVNDLAAALAVCRPAILHRQVAWSKSLFGARNVAHADVVNALTALRDAVHREIPDDDRPLVADYISSTIAHLSQCPGCPPCELDPDCPKGTLALQYVVTVLEGDRRKASDLILGALHRGLPIRDIYLTVLLPAMQELGRMWERNEIDVAEEHFCTATTEMVLSQLYTHLPRAPHNGRTVVLAATEGNHHQIGVRMVADFFEMAGWRSVFLGANVPGHDLALAVADFNADVLAIAACLHAHLQSVQDAIAMVRSCPEARNARIIVGGRGFEGTDGLWADMGADALAMSPDDAVARAGELVTARA, from the coding sequence TTGCCCGGACTTGCCCCGATGGACGAGCACGACCACCAACACCTCGATTCCCACTGCCAGCACCAGTTCCTGGCCCAGCTCCTCCGGGGCATCGCACCGGACCTCAGCCTCTCCGCCGCCCGCCGCTTCTGCCAGATCGACCCCACCATCAAGGACCGCTACGACGAGGTCACCTGCCACCAGTGGCGTGACCTCTTTTCGTTGTGGGTCAACGACCTCGCCGCGGCCCTGGCGGTGTGCCGCCCCGCGATCCTGCACCGCCAGGTGGCGTGGAGCAAGTCGCTGTTCGGCGCCCGCAACGTCGCTCACGCCGACGTCGTCAACGCCCTCACCGCCCTCCGCGACGCCGTGCACCGCGAGATCCCCGATGACGACCGGCCCCTGGTGGCCGACTACATCTCCAGCACCATCGCCCACCTCAGCCAATGCCCCGGCTGCCCGCCGTGCGAGCTGGACCCCGACTGCCCCAAGGGCACCCTCGCCCTGCAGTACGTCGTCACCGTCCTGGAGGGCGACCGCCGGAAGGCGAGCGACCTCATCCTGGGCGCCCTTCACCGCGGCCTGCCCATCCGCGACATCTACCTCACCGTCCTGCTCCCCGCGATGCAGGAACTGGGCCGCATGTGGGAGCGCAACGAGATCGACGTGGCCGAGGAGCACTTCTGCACAGCGACCACCGAGATGGTGCTCAGCCAGCTCTACACCCACCTGCCCCGCGCCCCGCACAATGGCCGCACCGTGGTGCTGGCCGCCACCGAAGGCAACCATCACCAGATCGGCGTGCGCATGGTGGCCGACTTCTTTGAGATGGCAGGCTGGCGCTCGGTCTTCCTGGGCGCCAATGTTCCGGGCCACGACCTCGCGCTCGCCGTCGCCGACTTCAACGCCGACGTGCTCGCCATCGCCGCGTGCCTGCACGCCCACCTGCAGAGCGTGCAGGACGCCATCGCCATGGTCCGCAGCTGCCCGGAGGCACGCAACGCCCGCATCATCGTGGGCGGCCGCGGCTTCGAGGGCACGGACGGCCTCTGGGCCGACATGGGCGCCGATGCACTGGCCATGAGCCCCGACGACGCGGTCGCCCGCGCCGGCGAGCTCGTCACGGCCCGCGCCTGA
- a CDS encoding DUF1328 domain-containing protein produces the protein MLRWAIVFFIVAVIAAIFGFGGIAGAATDIARILFFVFLVIFLVSLVWGLAVGRGTRPPGV, from the coding sequence ATGCTCCGCTGGGCCATTGTGTTCTTTATCGTTGCGGTCATTGCCGCGATCTTCGGCTTCGGCGGGATCGCGGGCGCGGCGACGGATATCGCCCGCATCCTGTTCTTCGTGTTCCTGGTGATCTTCCTGGTCAGCCTGGTGTGGGGCCTGGCCGTGGGTCGCGGGACGCGTCCGCCGGGCGTGTGA